One window of the Candidatus Obscuribacterales bacterium genome contains the following:
- a CDS encoding fatty acid desaturase: protein MNVTDREIWISQAEYAKKLRPLLPPDAFLPDRNKVVILLINVAILLLGWGIAKHLDQWSWYLLWLYLPLAIAMGNSVIILLFSTHDLMHSSAVKQPLLRKVLSLIGLSMLWMPPTLWKAVHNREHHSNTNSLQDPDRNYLFDQPESWGKWIQNLFVPSVEVHPLWLAVGMTSSWAVHAFRNLTAVLLFNDGKTRYPVFSFTVSPKERKAIALELLVVIAIHLSILSYLGWHPIPLLLGYFLPIWIGYCGAMIYIYTNHMLCRMTPVNDPLINSISLRVPKIFDVLHLNFSYHTEHHIFPGMNSDYYPMVQELLQELYPDRFNLLEIGKVWQLMMQTPRHYRDETTFTTSSGDLSMACPLPDRGAQDLG, encoded by the coding sequence ATGAACGTTACTGATCGTGAAATCTGGATAAGTCAGGCAGAGTATGCGAAGAAGCTCCGACCCTTACTTCCTCCGGATGCATTTCTACCCGATAGAAACAAGGTTGTTATTTTACTCATCAATGTTGCTATTTTGCTTTTGGGCTGGGGTATTGCCAAACATCTAGATCAGTGGTCTTGGTATTTACTATGGCTTTATCTGCCGCTGGCGATCGCCATGGGAAATAGTGTGATCATTCTCTTATTTAGTACCCACGACTTGATGCACAGCAGTGCGGTGAAACAGCCATTACTGCGGAAGGTACTGAGCTTGATCGGACTGTCGATGTTGTGGATGCCGCCCACATTATGGAAAGCGGTGCATAACCGAGAGCATCACAGCAACACCAATTCTCTCCAAGATCCCGATCGCAATTACTTATTCGATCAGCCAGAAAGCTGGGGTAAATGGATCCAGAATTTGTTCGTGCCGTCGGTAGAGGTGCATCCTCTTTGGCTAGCCGTGGGCATGACGTCGTCTTGGGCTGTTCATGCCTTTCGGAATCTAACGGCGGTGTTGTTATTCAATGATGGAAAAACCCGATATCCGGTGTTTTCCTTTACCGTTAGTCCTAAGGAACGAAAAGCGATCGCTCTGGAATTATTGGTGGTTATCGCCATTCACCTGAGCATTCTTAGCTACCTGGGCTGGCATCCGATTCCGCTGCTCTTGGGCTATTTTCTGCCCATTTGGATTGGCTATTGCGGTGCCATGATTTATATCTACACCAACCATATGCTATGCCGCATGACGCCGGTGAATGATCCGTTGATCAACAGCATATCGCTGCGGGTACCTAAGATCTTTGACGTGCTCCATCTCAACTTTTCTTACCATACGGAACACCATATCTTTCCTGGTATGAATTCAGACTACTATCCGATGGTGCAAGAGCTGCTTCAGGAACTCTATCCCGATCGCTTTAATCTTTTAGAGATCGGTAAGGTTTGGCAGTTGATGATGCAAACGCCCCGCCACTATCGAGATGAGACAACGTTTACAACTAGCTCGGGCGACCTGTCGATGGCTTGTCCGTTGCCTGATCGAGGTGCCCAAGACCTGGGATAA